A genomic stretch from Aminobacter aminovorans includes:
- the cpdR gene encoding cell cycle two-component system response regulator CpdR: MARILLAEDDDDMRRFLVKALERAGYQVSDFDNGASAYERLREEPFSLLLTDIVMPEMDGIELARRATEIDPDLKVMFITGFAAVALNPDSKAPRDAKVLSKPFHLRDLVNEVEKMLHAA; this comes from the coding sequence ATGGCACGCATTCTTCTGGCAGAAGACGACGACGATATGCGTCGCTTCCTGGTCAAGGCGCTGGAACGCGCCGGTTACCAGGTAAGCGACTTCGACAATGGCGCAAGCGCTTACGAGCGGCTGCGCGAGGAACCCTTTTCGCTGCTTCTGACCGACATCGTCATGCCGGAGATGGACGGCATCGAACTGGCGCGCCGCGCAACCGAGATCGACCCCGATCTCAAGGTGATGTTCATCACCGGCTTTGCGGCAGTCGCGCTGAACCCTGATTCGAAGGCTCCGCGCGACGCAAAAGTGCTGTCGAAGCCCTTCCATCTGCGCGACCTCGTCAACGAGGTCGAGAAGATGCTCCACGCCGCATAG
- a CDS encoding N-formylglutamate amidohydrolase has protein sequence MTPAEDFSELPPFEVRTSAEQRVPFVFSSPHSGRCYPDRFLAMSRLDAMAIRRSEDCYVDELFGAAVALGAPMLTAHFPRAYLDVNREPWELDPRMFAEPVPPFANVRSARVAGGLGTVPKLVGEGLDIYSGRLPLAEAIGRIECVYKPYHETLKRLVTRTHARFGYAVLVDCHSMPASVRLGDNGARPDFIVGDRFGTSAAAALSERAIGLLAAMGYAVAHNKPYAGGFITEHYGRPARKLHALQIEINRGLYMDERTFKKSAGFHALADDLARFSADLMAMPDYHFLDLPLAAE, from the coding sequence ATGACGCCAGCTGAAGATTTCTCGGAGCTGCCGCCGTTCGAAGTCCGGACGAGTGCCGAGCAGCGTGTGCCGTTCGTGTTCAGTTCACCGCATAGCGGACGCTGTTATCCCGACCGGTTCCTGGCCATGTCCAGGCTCGACGCCATGGCCATCAGGCGCTCGGAAGACTGTTACGTCGACGAGTTGTTCGGCGCGGCGGTTGCACTTGGCGCGCCGATGCTGACTGCACACTTCCCGCGTGCCTATCTCGACGTGAACCGCGAGCCGTGGGAGCTCGATCCCAGGATGTTTGCCGAGCCGGTGCCGCCCTTCGCCAATGTCCGCTCGGCGCGCGTCGCTGGAGGGCTCGGCACGGTGCCGAAGCTGGTGGGCGAGGGGCTCGACATCTATTCCGGCCGGCTGCCGCTCGCCGAAGCGATCGGGCGGATCGAATGCGTCTACAAGCCCTATCACGAGACGCTGAAACGGCTGGTGACACGGACCCATGCCCGGTTTGGTTATGCCGTGCTGGTCGACTGCCATTCGATGCCGGCGTCTGTCCGCCTCGGCGACAATGGCGCGCGGCCCGATTTCATCGTCGGCGACCGCTTCGGAACTTCTGCCGCAGCTGCTCTGTCGGAGCGGGCGATCGGGCTGTTGGCGGCCATGGGTTATGCTGTGGCGCACAACAAACCCTATGCCGGCGGCTTCATCACCGAGCATTACGGTCGCCCGGCGCGGAAGCTTCACGCGCTGCAGATCGAGATCAATCGCGGACTGTACATGGACGAACGGACGTTCAAGAAATCGGCGGGCTTTCATGCGCTTGCCGACGATCTGGCCCGGTTTTCCGCCGATCTGATGGCGATGCCGGACTATCATTTCCTGGACCTGCCATTGGCCGCGGAGTAG
- the hisN gene encoding histidinol-phosphatase — translation MMVDAEFMRRIASAAAAETLPRFRRLEAVENKLAGGFDPVTEADQEAERAIRALINAEFPDHGILGEEHGSENLGNSHVWVIDPIDGTRAFISGLPVWGTLVGLTVDGDAVAGLMSQPFTGELFYADGKGSHYQGPGGPRKLAVRKTTSLANATMFTTTPSLFKGEMRKRYDHLETQVQLARYGTDCYAFAMVAAGQVDIVVDPGLKPYDIVALIPIIEQAGGIVTTFEGGPAENGGDIIAAATPELHAAALKVLMG, via the coding sequence ATGATGGTCGATGCCGAGTTCATGCGACGGATCGCGAGTGCCGCGGCAGCCGAGACGCTGCCGCGGTTTCGCCGTCTCGAGGCGGTGGAAAACAAGCTGGCCGGTGGTTTTGACCCGGTCACCGAGGCCGACCAGGAGGCCGAGCGCGCCATCCGGGCGCTGATCAACGCCGAATTCCCCGATCATGGCATCCTCGGCGAGGAGCATGGCAGCGAAAACCTCGGCAACAGCCATGTCTGGGTGATCGATCCGATCGACGGTACACGCGCCTTCATTTCCGGCCTGCCGGTATGGGGCACGCTGGTTGGGCTGACCGTCGATGGCGATGCTGTCGCCGGCCTGATGTCGCAGCCTTTCACCGGCGAGCTGTTCTATGCAGATGGCAAGGGCTCGCATTACCAGGGGCCGGGCGGGCCGCGCAAGCTTGCAGTCCGCAAGACCACATCGCTGGCCAATGCAACCATGTTCACCACCACGCCGAGCCTGTTCAAGGGCGAGATGCGCAAACGCTACGACCATCTGGAAACCCAGGTCCAGCTCGCGCGCTATGGTACAGATTGTTATGCCTTCGCCATGGTTGCTGCAGGCCAGGTCGACATCGTCGTTGATCCGGGGCTCAAGCCCTACGACATTGTGGCGCTGATCCCCATCATCGAGCAGGCTGGCGGCATCGTCACGACTTTCGAAGGCGGCCCGGCGGAAAATGGCGGCGACATCATCGCGGCAGCAACACCCGAGCTGCATGCCGCGGCGTTGAAGGTGCTGATGGGCTGA
- a CDS encoding alpha/beta fold hydrolase, giving the protein MTDVFHEIPGNPVPERATVGSFSAHDGKQLRYGLFPATSHPFKGTVILLPGRNECIEKYFETIRDLSVRGHAVATFDWRGQGASERLLRDRHRGHVKTFDHYVKDLEAFFEQIVLPDCRGPFFILAHSSGALIALLAAPAMINRVQRMVLVAPFMSVVGAPFSMKAIRRITTLMYWLGLGGLYAAWGPRPRQGTPFAVNKLTSDERRYRRNILLYETYPELSVGGPTIAWLRAAAAASEAVREPAFMASLKVPMLVVTAGADEVVSTRDVEQYVHQCRVASLLTIDGARHEILQEVDIYREQLLAAFSAFVPGTPATVE; this is encoded by the coding sequence ATGACGGACGTGTTCCACGAAATCCCCGGCAATCCAGTACCCGAACGGGCAACCGTCGGCAGCTTCAGCGCGCATGATGGCAAACAGCTGCGTTATGGACTGTTTCCCGCGACCTCGCACCCGTTCAAGGGCACGGTGATTCTGCTGCCGGGGCGCAACGAGTGCATCGAGAAGTATTTCGAGACCATTCGCGACCTGTCGGTGCGCGGCCATGCCGTTGCCACCTTCGACTGGCGCGGCCAGGGCGCTTCCGAGCGGCTGCTGCGCGACCGTCATCGCGGCCACGTCAAGACCTTCGACCACTACGTCAAGGATCTCGAGGCCTTCTTTGAGCAGATCGTACTGCCCGACTGCCGCGGCCCATTTTTCATCCTCGCCCATTCGAGCGGGGCGCTGATCGCGCTGCTTGCCGCCCCCGCGATGATCAATCGCGTCCAGCGCATGGTGCTGGTAGCGCCTTTCATGTCGGTTGTCGGCGCTCCGTTTTCGATGAAGGCGATCCGGCGCATCACGACGCTCATGTACTGGCTCGGCCTCGGCGGGCTATATGCCGCCTGGGGACCGCGGCCGCGCCAAGGCACGCCCTTCGCCGTCAACAAGCTGACCAGCGACGAACGCCGCTACCGCCGCAATATCCTGCTCTACGAGACCTATCCCGAACTGTCCGTCGGCGGGCCGACGATCGCCTGGCTGCGGGCGGCAGCAGCGGCATCGGAAGCCGTGCGCGAGCCCGCCTTCATGGCCTCGCTCAAGGTGCCCATGCTTGTTGTCACCGCCGGCGCCGACGAGGTGGTGTCGACGCGCGACGTCGAGCAATATGTCCACCAGTGCCGTGTCGCCTCGCTTCTGACCATCGACGGCGCCCGCCACGAGATTCTGCAGGAAGTGGATATCTACCGCGAGCAGCTGCTCGCGGCGTTCAGCGCCTTCGTGCCGGGAACGCCTGCGACGGTCGAATAG
- a CDS encoding Hsp20 family protein → MRHVDFSSLHRSTVGFDRLFNMLDGLGQPDGGTTYPPYNIERTGEDAYRISMAVAGFSETEISIEAHRNVLTVKGERGNESAGEGSELLYRGIASRAFERRFQLADHVEVVGANLKNGLLHIDLKRNIPEEHKPRKIEISAAPAQAKQIEANTVN, encoded by the coding sequence ATGCGTCACGTTGATTTTTCGTCGCTCCACCGCTCGACCGTCGGCTTCGACCGCCTGTTCAACATGCTTGATGGCCTTGGCCAGCCTGACGGCGGCACCACCTATCCGCCCTACAACATCGAGCGTACCGGCGAAGACGCCTACCGCATCAGCATGGCGGTCGCTGGCTTCTCGGAAACCGAGATTTCGATCGAAGCCCATCGCAATGTACTGACGGTCAAGGGCGAGCGCGGCAATGAAAGCGCCGGCGAAGGTTCGGAATTGCTCTATCGCGGCATCGCCTCGCGCGCCTTCGAGCGCCGATTCCAGCTTGCCGACCATGTGGAGGTCGTAGGCGCGAACCTCAAGAACGGCCTGCTTCACATCGATCTCAAGCGCAACATTCCCGAAGAACACAAGCCTCGCAAGATCGAGATCTCGGCTGCTCCGGCACAGGCCAAGCAGATCGAGGCCAACACGGTGAACTAA
- a CDS encoding threonine aldolase family protein — translation MFFASDNWAGAHPKVAERLHANAGGFSRAYGDGELDKAVYAKFSEIFEREVAVFFVATGTAANSLSLAAYGKPGGISFAHREAHILEDECGAPEYFSHGSRLHPVDGPLGRMNIGNLERAVGRYASENVHGGRPAAISITQATEVGTIYGLDDIASVSAVARKHALPLHMDGARFANALVSLDVSPAEMTWKRGVDIVSFGGTKNGCWCAEAIVMFDLDRAKEMAFLRKRSAQLFSKARFISAQFAAYFDGGLWLETARHANAMSSRLAQAIESASVARLGWRPEANEVFAIIRKDVAQKAQAAGAAFYAWPTPTSLAGQISDDEALYRFVTSFATTSDDVGRFSELLR, via the coding sequence ATGTTCTTCGCATCAGACAATTGGGCCGGCGCTCACCCCAAGGTCGCAGAGCGTTTGCACGCCAATGCCGGGGGCTTCAGCCGCGCCTATGGCGACGGCGAGCTCGACAAGGCGGTCTATGCAAAGTTCTCCGAAATTTTCGAGCGCGAGGTGGCTGTATTCTTCGTCGCCACCGGCACGGCGGCGAATTCGCTGTCGCTCGCAGCTTACGGCAAGCCGGGCGGAATTTCCTTCGCCCACCGTGAGGCGCATATCCTCGAGGATGAATGCGGCGCGCCGGAGTATTTTTCCCATGGTTCGCGGCTCCACCCGGTCGATGGCCCGCTCGGGCGCATGAACATCGGTAATCTCGAGCGTGCGGTCGGTCGCTATGCCTCGGAGAATGTGCATGGCGGACGCCCGGCGGCGATCTCCATCACCCAGGCGACCGAGGTCGGCACAATCTATGGTCTCGACGATATTGCCTCCGTCTCCGCCGTCGCCCGCAAGCATGCCCTGCCGCTGCACATGGATGGCGCCCGCTTCGCCAATGCGCTTGTGTCGCTCGACGTCTCCCCGGCCGAGATGACATGGAAGCGTGGCGTCGACATCGTCTCCTTCGGCGGCACCAAGAACGGCTGCTGGTGCGCCGAGGCGATCGTCATGTTCGATCTCGACCGCGCCAAGGAAATGGCCTTCCTGCGCAAGCGTTCGGCCCAGCTTTTCTCCAAGGCGCGTTTTATCTCGGCGCAGTTCGCAGCCTATTTCGATGGCGGCCTTTGGCTCGAGACCGCACGTCACGCCAATGCGATGTCATCCAGGCTGGCGCAGGCAATCGAAAGCGCGTCCGTCGCACGCCTCGGTTGGCGGCCCGAAGCCAACGAGGTCTTTGCCATCATCAGGAAGGACGTTGCGCAGAAAGCCCAGGCGGCCGGCGCTGCCTTCTACGCATGGCCGACCCCGACATCGCTCGCCGGCCAGATCAGCGACGACGAGGCACTCTATCGCTTCGTCACTTCGTTTGCGACGACATCAGACGACGTCGGCCGGTTCAGTGAGTTGCTGCGTTAG